In one window of Methanoculleus chikugoensis DNA:
- a CDS encoding DUF5714 domain-containing protein codes for MEHKAGCLICGRDLVYGEKPRDLACAVCGEVMSTAVACEAGHFVCDRCHGLEALDLIEQFCIATDIEDPLAIACILMRYPAVRMHGPEHHFLVPASLIAAYCNHQGEPGRKGDLLRQARTRAGVVPGGACGTHGTCGAAVGTGIFVSLITGSTPLKKQEWSLANQMTARSLMTIARHGGPRCCKRDSWLAIRAAITFLAERFGVNLPVAEAVRCEFGDINRECLREECPFHAGYPTG; via the coding sequence ATGGAGCATAAGGCAGGATGCCTGATCTGCGGCCGGGATCTGGTGTATGGCGAGAAGCCCCGCGACCTTGCGTGCGCTGTCTGCGGGGAGGTCATGAGCACCGCAGTCGCCTGCGAAGCCGGGCACTTCGTCTGCGACCGGTGCCACGGTCTGGAGGCGCTCGACCTCATCGAACAGTTCTGCATCGCAACGGATATCGAGGATCCGCTTGCCATCGCCTGTATCCTGATGCGGTATCCGGCGGTGAGGATGCACGGGCCGGAGCACCATTTTCTCGTGCCCGCATCCCTCATCGCCGCCTACTGCAACCACCAGGGGGAGCCGGGGAGAAAAGGAGACCTGCTCAGACAGGCTCGCACGAGGGCCGGCGTGGTTCCGGGAGGGGCCTGCGGAACCCACGGCACCTGCGGGGCGGCGGTCGGCACCGGCATCTTCGTGAGCCTGATCACCGGGTCAACGCCCTTAAAAAAGCAGGAATGGTCGCTTGCTAACCAGATGACCGCACGGAGCCTGATGACGATAGCCCGGCACGGCGGCCCCCGGTGCTGCAAACGCGACTCGTGGCTTGCCATCCGCGCCGCGATCACGTTCCTTGCCGAGCGGTTCGGGGTGAACCTCCCGGTAGCAGAAGCGGTGCGGTGTGAGTTTGGCGATATCAACCGCGAATGCCTGCGGGAGGAGTGCCCCTTCCACGCCGGCTACCCGACCGGGTGA
- a CDS encoding 6-phosphofructokinase, whose amino-acid sequence MTTVGILTGGGDCPGLNAVIRAVVRTGAKHGFDAIGIRDGWLGLVAGNVEPLTDYSVTGILPKGGTILGTSRTNPFKNEADLQRLRDNIRKFGLDAIVAIGGEDTLGVANKLSKMGIPVVGVPKTIDNDVGGTDYTFGFDTAVSIVTEAIDRLHTTAESHHRIMVVEVMGRHAGWIATVAGIAGGADEILIPEIPFDLDEVTHHLRVRYERGKKFSIVVVAEGAQPKGMAEAIAQSARKDEFGHVTLGGVGNYLRDELEKRLDMEVRVTVLGHIQRGGSPTAHDRVLATRFGVAAADLIRDQDFGKMVALRGNDIVAVPLEEAVANLKTVDMDLYKIASIFYGG is encoded by the coding sequence ATGACGACGGTCGGCATCCTCACCGGGGGAGGAGACTGCCCGGGCCTGAACGCGGTGATCCGGGCGGTCGTGCGGACGGGGGCGAAACACGGGTTCGACGCAATCGGGATCCGGGACGGATGGCTCGGGCTGGTCGCCGGGAACGTCGAGCCGCTCACCGACTACTCGGTGACGGGGATCCTCCCGAAGGGCGGGACGATCCTCGGGACGTCGCGGACGAACCCCTTCAAGAACGAGGCCGATCTCCAGCGGCTGCGCGACAATATCAGGAAGTTCGGGCTCGACGCGATCGTTGCGATCGGGGGCGAGGATACCCTCGGCGTCGCGAACAAACTCTCGAAGATGGGCATCCCGGTCGTCGGGGTTCCGAAGACCATCGACAACGATGTCGGCGGGACCGACTACACTTTCGGGTTCGACACCGCGGTTTCCATCGTCACTGAGGCGATCGACCGCCTTCACACCACGGCGGAGTCGCACCACCGGATCATGGTGGTGGAGGTGATGGGGCGGCACGCCGGGTGGATCGCGACCGTGGCCGGAATCGCTGGTGGAGCCGACGAGATCCTCATTCCGGAGATCCCGTTCGACCTCGACGAGGTCACCCACCATCTCCGGGTGCGCTACGAGCGGGGGAAGAAGTTCAGCATCGTCGTGGTCGCCGAAGGCGCCCAGCCGAAGGGAATGGCGGAGGCGATCGCGCAGTCCGCCCGGAAGGACGAGTTCGGCCACGTGACGCTTGGCGGTGTCGGGAACTACCTGCGCGACGAACTCGAAAAGCGGCTCGATATGGAGGTGCGGGTGACGGTGCTCGGGCACATCCAGCGCGGCGGGTCGCCGACGGCGCACGACCGGGTGCTCGCGACCCGGTTCGGGGTGGCGGCGGCGGATCTCATCAGGGATCAGGACTTCGGAAAGATGGTCGCGCTCCGGGGGAATGATATCGTCGCGGTTCCGCTCGAGGAGGCGGTGGCGAACCTCAAGACGGTGGATATGGATCTCTACAAGATCGCGAGCATCTTTTATGGAGGGTGA
- a CDS encoding Coenzyme F420 hydrogenase/dehydrogenase, beta subunit C-terminal domain, producing MAAKGDMVYAWAADAACQEKGECGGAVTALLTHALKSGMVDAVLAVKKGQDLYDAVPVLITDPAEIAQTAGSLHCGTLLLSKLLKKYLEGAENMRIAMPVKGCDAMGLYELAKRNQINLDNVLLIGLNCGGSVSPVLARKMIAEKFEVDPDDVVKEEIDKGQFIIVTKDGQHKGISMDELEEAGYGRRSNCRRCKMKIPRQADLACGNWGVIGDKAGKATFVEVCSEKGANLLDGALKAGVLKTEAANPKGIEIRGKVENAMLKLGDKWRAKDFEGLGEGKDRLKKIMDATSRCIKCYACIENCPICYCVECSTKKAYLVEPGQVPPPFMFHLIRYAHISDSCINCGQCEENCAMDIPNALFMHALQVDLEEMFGHTPGVDMELPVLALVEEQTERKRLADTGSDQIFNIFE from the coding sequence ATGGCTGCAAAAGGCGATATGGTCTACGCATGGGCAGCTGATGCCGCCTGCCAGGAGAAGGGCGAGTGCGGTGGAGCGGTCACCGCTCTGCTGACGCACGCGCTTAAGTCCGGCATGGTGGACGCTGTCCTTGCCGTAAAGAAGGGACAGGATCTCTACGATGCCGTGCCTGTGCTCATCACCGACCCGGCCGAGATCGCACAGACGGCCGGCTCGCTCCACTGCGGAACGCTCCTGCTCTCGAAACTGCTCAAGAAGTACCTGGAGGGCGCCGAGAACATGCGGATCGCCATGCCGGTGAAAGGCTGCGACGCGATGGGTCTCTACGAGCTCGCGAAGCGCAACCAGATCAACCTGGACAACGTCCTCCTGATCGGTCTCAACTGCGGCGGATCCGTCAGTCCGGTCCTGGCCCGGAAGATGATCGCCGAGAAGTTCGAGGTCGACCCCGACGACGTCGTCAAGGAAGAGATCGACAAGGGCCAGTTCATCATCGTCACGAAGGACGGCCAGCACAAGGGCATCTCGATGGACGAACTCGAAGAGGCAGGCTACGGCCGCCGGTCGAACTGCCGCCGCTGCAAGATGAAGATCCCGCGCCAGGCGGATCTCGCCTGCGGCAACTGGGGCGTCATCGGGGATAAGGCCGGCAAGGCAACCTTCGTCGAGGTCTGCTCCGAGAAGGGCGCAAACCTCCTCGACGGCGCTCTGAAGGCAGGAGTTCTCAAGACCGAAGCCGCGAACCCGAAGGGTATCGAGATCCGCGGCAAGGTCGAGAACGCGATGCTGAAGCTCGGCGACAAGTGGCGGGCGAAAGATTTCGAGGGCCTCGGCGAGGGCAAGGACCGCCTGAAAAAGATTATGGACGCGACGAGCCGGTGTATCAAGTGCTACGCCTGCATCGAGAACTGCCCGATCTGCTACTGCGTCGAGTGCAGCACGAAGAAAGCATACCTGGTCGAGCCCGGTCAGGTTCCGCCGCCCTTCATGTTCCACCTGATCCGGTACGCCCACATCTCGGACTCGTGTATCAACTGCGGCCAGTGCGAGGAGAACTGCGCGATGGATATCCCGAACGCGCTCTTCATGCACGCTCTGCAGGTCGATCTTGAGGAGATGTTCGGCCACACCCCGGGTGTGGACATGGAGCTCCCGGTGCTCGCGCTCGTCGAGGAGCAGACCGAACGCAAGCGCCTCGCCGACACCGGCAGCGACCAGATCTTCAACATCTTCGAGTAA
- a CDS encoding DUF1616 domain-containing protein, giving the protein MTSETTVDTLIGSLDPRTIPLDLKGAYLWAFLALAGIYAPIISESLLRVVFVLPFILFIPGYLLTAALFPARGDLDGIERVALSIGLSIAIVPLFGFALNYTPWGIRLDSIAVTLLVFGLAVGFTAQFRRRELPEESRFAVPFATYRTSIREEFSGGSASRFDRILSVALIAAVLVAAATTVFIIAVPKEGEKFTEFYILGPRGKAADYPTEFMSGTPQTVIIGIGNHEYRDITYTVETFAVESRFNNATNQSTIVSATLLDRFSVTVPHNQTVEQPYSFRIMDPDTNRIEFLLFAGTPPDNIPKNNLTDAGYRNLHLWLRVH; this is encoded by the coding sequence ATGACATCAGAAACCACCGTAGACACTCTCATCGGGTCGCTGGATCCCCGCACCATCCCGCTGGATTTAAAGGGCGCCTATCTCTGGGCATTTCTCGCCCTTGCGGGCATCTACGCCCCAATCATCAGCGAGAGTCTCCTTCGCGTGGTCTTCGTCCTGCCGTTCATCCTCTTCATCCCCGGCTACCTCCTGACCGCGGCACTCTTCCCGGCAAGAGGCGACCTCGACGGAATAGAACGTGTTGCCCTCTCGATAGGGCTTTCCATAGCAATCGTGCCGCTCTTCGGCTTCGCGCTCAACTACACGCCCTGGGGCATCCGGCTTGACTCCATCGCCGTCACCCTCCTGGTATTCGGTCTCGCCGTCGGCTTCACCGCCCAGTTCCGACGCCGAGAGCTTCCGGAAGAGAGCCGTTTTGCGGTTCCTTTCGCCACGTACCGGACTTCGATACGGGAGGAGTTCTCCGGCGGTTCCGCATCCCGATTCGACCGGATTTTGAGCGTCGCCCTCATCGCCGCCGTCCTCGTGGCCGCGGCAACGACTGTCTTCATCATCGCGGTCCCGAAAGAGGGCGAGAAGTTTACCGAGTTCTACATCCTCGGGCCGCGAGGAAAAGCGGCCGATTACCCGACCGAGTTCATGTCCGGGACGCCGCAGACGGTCATCATCGGGATCGGGAACCACGAATACCGGGATATCACCTACACGGTGGAGACGTTTGCCGTAGAGAGCAGGTTCAATAACGCGACGAATCAGTCGACGATCGTCTCGGCGACGCTCCTTGACCGGTTCTCCGTCACGGTGCCGCACAACCAGACCGTCGAGCAGCCCTACTCCTTCCGGATCATGGATCCGGATACGAACCGGATCGAGTTCCTCCTCTTTGCCGGGACACCGCCCGACAACATCCCCAAGAACAATCTCACCGACGCCGGTTACCGCAACCTGCACCTCTGGCTGCGGGTGCACTGA
- a CDS encoding DUF2795 domain-containing protein, whose product MRGTQESGMGGQSSVAGTIQELDPQIIEVSTSGLNFPASKSDLIDRAKGTDAPQIVIDALNQFEDRQYKDVEDIKSEFSKIQQK is encoded by the coding sequence ATGAGAGGCACGCAGGAATCCGGCATGGGCGGGCAGTCCTCAGTCGCCGGGACCATACAGGAACTCGACCCGCAGATCATCGAGGTGAGCACCTCGGGATTAAACTTTCCCGCATCGAAGAGCGACCTTATCGACCGCGCGAAGGGAACCGACGCGCCCCAGATCGTCATCGATGCGCTCAACCAGTTTGAAGACAGGCAGTACAAAGACGTAGAAGACATTAAGTCTGAGTTCAGCAAGATCCAGCAGAAATAA
- a CDS encoding ABC transporter ATP-binding protein encodes MSIADCCRRTVAFTRDIMRQPVTAKSELGFSDLAFFLRFARPIRNVGVLALAATVLVSAAKTVLPLSIKFFIDNILLGGTEAPDSLLAGAGGILSSLDTLIAALLVLGLFTGGMDLLRNYWTARFREGYAFNLQTALVEHVLSFPISYFKSQQTGYIMSRLSDDVQILQYTVSQYLPLIVANGLYVAFTLAILCILSLKLTLVVAAFIPLYLLVNAVFIRRIRAATHRERERQAYVSRDIQEVISGIDTVKTHAAEEREVHRVSGTLARMVDARIRTTMLSAFSEYFRIGTMSLMLIAVFWVGGNEVLAGGMTVGDFVAFAVYVVTFAPTVNTFFAFPVVMQPAATSASRLRDLFSMHGEPSGGGVVPAVVQGRIEFSGVRFGYTESEPVLADVTFVAHPGEVVAVVGRTGAGKTTLANLILRAFAPQEGTITLDGRDLASLDPRWLRRQVSLVSQDLFLFHTTIEENIRYSRPEATFEEVVKAARKAQIHDEIMGFPDGYRTIVGERGTQLSVGQRQRVAIARAFLKDAPILILDEPTSALDMQTEEQICRTLRLLVRNRTTILITHRPSLLTLADRVLAVEGGRVREEQWTGLPPGHGSGRIHRPGQSAAT; translated from the coding sequence ATGAGCATTGCAGACTGTTGCCGGCGCACCGTCGCCTTCACCCGGGATATCATGCGCCAGCCGGTGACGGCGAAGAGCGAACTCGGGTTCTCCGACCTCGCCTTCTTCCTCCGGTTCGCCCGGCCGATCCGGAACGTGGGCGTTCTGGCCCTCGCGGCGACCGTTCTCGTCTCAGCGGCAAAGACCGTGCTCCCGCTCAGCATCAAGTTCTTCATCGACAACATTCTGCTCGGCGGGACGGAGGCCCCCGACTCCCTCCTCGCAGGGGCCGGCGGGATCCTCTCGTCGCTCGACACCCTCATCGCCGCTCTCCTGGTGCTCGGGCTCTTCACCGGCGGCATGGATCTGTTGCGGAACTACTGGACCGCCCGGTTCCGGGAAGGTTACGCCTTCAACCTCCAGACCGCCCTCGTCGAGCACGTCCTGAGTTTCCCGATCTCGTACTTCAAGTCGCAGCAGACCGGTTACATCATGTCCCGCCTCTCCGACGACGTCCAGATCCTGCAGTACACCGTCTCCCAGTATCTCCCCCTGATCGTCGCAAACGGCCTCTACGTCGCCTTCACCCTCGCCATCCTCTGCATCCTGAGTCTGAAACTCACCCTCGTCGTCGCTGCCTTCATCCCGCTCTACCTCCTCGTCAACGCCGTCTTCATCCGGCGGATCCGCGCCGCCACCCACCGGGAGCGCGAACGGCAGGCCTACGTCTCCCGCGACATCCAGGAGGTGATCTCCGGCATCGACACGGTAAAGACGCACGCCGCGGAGGAGCGGGAGGTTCACCGGGTCTCCGGAACGCTTGCACGGATGGTCGATGCCCGGATCAGAACCACGATGCTCTCGGCGTTCTCGGAGTACTTCAGGATCGGCACGATGTCGCTCATGCTGATCGCCGTCTTCTGGGTCGGCGGGAACGAGGTGCTTGCCGGCGGCATGACCGTCGGGGACTTCGTCGCGTTCGCGGTCTACGTTGTGACGTTCGCCCCCACCGTCAACACCTTCTTCGCCTTCCCGGTCGTCATGCAGCCCGCGGCGACGTCCGCCTCCCGCCTGCGCGACCTCTTCTCGATGCACGGCGAGCCGTCCGGCGGCGGGGTCGTGCCCGCCGTGGTGCAGGGCAGGATAGAGTTCTCCGGTGTCCGGTTCGGGTATACGGAGTCGGAACCGGTTCTCGCGGACGTGACCTTCGTCGCCCATCCCGGCGAGGTAGTCGCCGTCGTCGGGCGGACCGGCGCCGGGAAGACGACGCTTGCGAACCTGATCCTCCGGGCGTTCGCGCCGCAGGAAGGCACGATCACCCTCGACGGCCGCGATCTCGCGTCGCTCGATCCGAGGTGGCTGCGGCGGCAGGTATCGCTCGTCTCGCAGGATCTCTTCCTCTTCCACACCACCATCGAGGAGAATATCCGCTACAGCAGGCCCGAGGCAACCTTCGAGGAGGTCGTCAAAGCCGCACGGAAAGCGCAAATCCACGACGAGATCATGGGGTTCCCGGACGGATACCGGACGATCGTCGGGGAGCGCGGGACGCAGCTCTCCGTCGGTCAACGGCAGCGGGTCGCCATCGCACGGGCGTTTCTCAAAGACGCGCCCATCCTCATCCTCGACGAACCCACGTCCGCGCTCGACATGCAGACCGAGGAGCAGATCTGCCGGACGTTGCGGCTTCTCGTCCGGAACAGGACGACCATCCTCATCACCCACCGCCCGTCGCTCCTGACGCTTGCCGACCGAGTCCTCGCGGTCGAAGGCGGGCGGGTGCGGGAAGAGCAGTGGACGGGTCTCCCGCCGGGGCACGGTTCCGGCCGCATACACCGCCCCGGCCAATCCGCGGCCACGTGA
- a CDS encoding DUF2795 domain-containing protein, whose translation MPEEERPSVKGGHRGGQAAVHAEGSFEELSASALQSHLKGMDYPAGKQDLIDHARKNNAPESVIEALGRFQDKSYQSATDVSREFGRIK comes from the coding sequence ATGCCGGAAGAAGAGAGACCGTCCGTGAAGGGCGGACACCGGGGAGGCCAGGCGGCGGTCCATGCCGAAGGGTCGTTTGAGGAACTGAGCGCATCCGCACTCCAGAGCCACCTCAAGGGCATGGACTACCCTGCTGGAAAGCAGGACCTGATCGACCATGCCAGGAAGAACAATGCACCGGAGTCCGTGATCGAGGCGCTCGGCAGGTTCCAGGATAAGTCATACCAGTCGGCGACGGACGTGAGCCGGGAGTTCGGAAGGATCAAGTAA
- a CDS encoding archaellin/type IV pilin N-terminal domain-containing protein, with product MPREDWDDRAFTGLEAAIVFIAFIVVAAVFAYVVLGVGMTTSQKSQETMYAALGEAGSALRPGQSVIVKLDNDQGLIEFMEFDLETATDLAVIDTGRMTYTIATKKTLVTFPPGDPRVTVTWRYPKDGGPLLEAGEVVTVKLMVGSVKIGRGDTFTLQMTAGGGETAALTRNVPAGIGKNVYVELF from the coding sequence ATGCCCCGGGAAGACTGGGACGATCGGGCGTTCACCGGACTTGAGGCGGCGATCGTCTTCATCGCCTTTATCGTCGTCGCTGCGGTCTTCGCGTACGTCGTTCTCGGGGTGGGCATGACCACGTCGCAGAAGAGCCAGGAGACGATGTATGCCGCTCTCGGCGAAGCCGGATCCGCCCTCCGTCCGGGACAGTCGGTCATCGTCAAGCTGGATAACGATCAGGGTCTCATCGAGTTCATGGAGTTCGATCTCGAGACTGCGACCGATCTCGCCGTCATCGATACGGGGCGCATGACCTACACCATCGCCACGAAGAAGACCCTCGTTACGTTCCCTCCCGGCGATCCCCGCGTAACCGTCACCTGGCGGTATCCCAAAGACGGCGGACCCCTCCTTGAGGCGGGCGAGGTCGTCACGGTGAAGCTGATGGTGGGAAGCGTGAAGATCGGACGCGGAGATACGTTCACCCTCCAGATGACCGCCGGAGGGGGAGAGACCGCTGCGCTGACCAGAAACGTTCCCGCGGGTATTGGGAAGAATGTCTACGTCGAACTCTTCTGA
- a CDS encoding aldolase, whose protein sequence is MPPAPDIRIPLDVPSEEQERYRENYRRITHGTGRLMLFAGDQKVEHLNDDFYGEGIHPDDADPEHLFRIASRARIGVFATQLGMIARYGEDYRDVPYLVKLNSKTHLVKTAQRDPLSSELHLVRQVVDLRDRTGLSILGVGYTIYLGSEYEPMMLYQAAQIVNNAHANGLITVLWMYPRGKAVKDERDPHLVAGAAGVAAALGSDFVKVNPPKAGGSIDAALLREAVAAAGRTGVVCAGGSHADMHEFLQQLHDQIHVGGTVGNATGRNIHQRPLDEAVRFCNAISAITLDDASVEEANKICMGGRC, encoded by the coding sequence ATGCCACCTGCACCCGATATCAGGATCCCTCTCGATGTGCCCTCCGAGGAGCAGGAGAGGTACCGGGAGAATTACCGGAGAATCACGCACGGTACCGGGAGGCTGATGCTCTTTGCCGGGGATCAGAAAGTCGAGCACCTCAACGACGATTTCTACGGCGAAGGCATCCACCCCGACGACGCCGATCCCGAACACCTCTTCCGGATCGCGAGCCGGGCGAGGATCGGGGTTTTTGCGACGCAACTCGGGATGATCGCCCGCTACGGCGAAGATTACCGGGACGTGCCGTACCTCGTCAAACTCAACTCCAAGACCCACCTGGTCAAAACCGCCCAGCGCGATCCGCTCAGTTCGGAACTCCATCTCGTCCGGCAGGTCGTCGACCTCCGCGACCGGACGGGGCTTTCGATCCTCGGCGTCGGCTACACGATCTACCTCGGGAGCGAGTACGAACCGATGATGCTCTACCAGGCGGCGCAGATCGTCAACAACGCGCACGCCAACGGCCTTATCACCGTGCTCTGGATGTACCCCCGGGGCAAGGCGGTCAAGGACGAACGCGACCCGCACCTGGTCGCGGGCGCGGCGGGCGTCGCGGCGGCCCTCGGGAGCGATTTCGTGAAGGTGAACCCGCCGAAGGCGGGCGGATCGATCGACGCCGCGCTGCTCCGGGAGGCGGTGGCGGCCGCAGGCAGGACGGGCGTCGTCTGTGCAGGCGGGTCGCATGCCGATATGCATGAGTTCCTGCAGCAGCTCCACGACCAGATCCACGTCGGCGGCACGGTCGGGAACGCGACCGGCAGGAACATCCACCAGCGGCCGCTCGACGAGGCGGTCCGGTTCTGCAACGCGATATCGGCGATCACCCTCGACGATGCGAGCGTGGAGGAGGCAAATAAGATCTGCATGGGAGGCAGGTGCTAG
- a CDS encoding metal-dependent hydrolase, translating into MFVACHLFLGLVLGLAFAGRLDDRRLIGFSALGAVLPDLIDKPVGHLILAGSLNSGRLFGHGLLFLMLLTVAGITLYRRHESIALLAVAAGALSHQILDAMWAIPVTWYFPLLGPYEPYEFTDYFGGAIFAEVSSLSEWIFLAASAGIALAACRSSGSGISRFAAALVRVSVPLLGILALVSLLAWAAGSPESILMAGAGPEDYLLLAVVAAVGVVGAIRHRDYLYAG; encoded by the coding sequence ATGTTCGTCGCCTGCCACCTCTTCCTCGGCCTGGTCCTGGGCCTCGCCTTCGCCGGACGCCTGGACGACCGGCGGCTCATCGGCTTCTCTGCGCTCGGGGCCGTCCTCCCCGACCTGATCGATAAACCGGTCGGTCACCTTATTCTTGCAGGGTCCCTCAATTCCGGGCGGCTCTTCGGGCACGGGCTGCTCTTTCTCATGCTCCTCACTGTTGCGGGCATCACCCTGTATCGGAGACACGAATCCATTGCGCTCCTTGCCGTCGCAGCGGGAGCACTCTCCCACCAGATTCTCGACGCGATGTGGGCGATCCCCGTCACCTGGTACTTCCCGCTCCTCGGCCCGTACGAGCCCTACGAGTTCACCGACTACTTCGGCGGCGCCATCTTTGCCGAGGTTTCTTCGCTCTCCGAATGGATATTCCTCGCGGCATCGGCCGGGATCGCTCTCGCCGCCTGCCGGAGCTCCGGTTCCGGCATATCCAGGTTCGCCGCGGCACTCGTCCGCGTCTCCGTTCCGCTCCTCGGAATCCTTGCCCTCGTCTCACTCCTCGCCTGGGCGGCCGGCAGCCCGGAGAGCATCCTGATGGCCGGGGCAGGGCCGGAGGATTACCTGCTGCTCGCAGTGGTGGCGGCAGTCGGGGTTGTCGGGGCGATACGGCACCGGGATTACCTGTACGCCGGGTAG
- a CDS encoding archaellin/type IV pilin N-terminal domain-containing protein: MSTSNSSDAGFTGLEAAIVLIAFVVVAAVFAYVVLGAGIVFSEASRSTVHRGIQEAGSSLTVIGGVYGVSGNLERIDAIIIPVGLTAGSEPIDITTISVRLIGSANRAIIDQNEPLVDVVPILGRWSVQERFNADSDHLLEPGEQFILNVSPDIKSDCIAYRTFAVEIKPAGRPALRVERTVPGSITTITRLD; encoded by the coding sequence ATGTCTACGTCGAACTCTTCTGACGCCGGGTTCACCGGACTCGAGGCTGCGATCGTGCTCATCGCATTTGTCGTCGTTGCAGCCGTCTTTGCGTACGTCGTTCTGGGGGCGGGCATCGTCTTCTCGGAGGCGAGCCGATCCACCGTTCACCGCGGCATCCAGGAAGCGGGGTCGAGCCTCACCGTGATCGGCGGCGTATACGGCGTCAGCGGCAATCTTGAACGGATAGACGCCATCATCATCCCGGTCGGTCTCACCGCAGGCAGCGAACCGATTGACATCACCACGATATCCGTCCGCCTGATCGGTTCCGCAAACAGGGCGATCATCGACCAGAACGAGCCCCTTGTCGACGTGGTTCCCATACTCGGGCGCTGGAGCGTCCAGGAGCGGTTCAACGCCGATTCCGATCACCTTCTCGAGCCCGGGGAGCAGTTCATACTGAACGTCTCGCCGGATATCAAGTCGGATTGCATAGCGTACCGGACGTTTGCCGTCGAGATCAAACCGGCCGGGAGGCCGGCGCTCCGGGTGGAGAGGACGGTGCCGGGCAGCATCACCACGATCACCCGGCTTGACTGA